TCTTCAACCGGACGAGGTAACCAATATTGCGCACGGCTCTTATCTCCACCGTCGCTTCCGCCTGCGCCAGCTTCTTGCGGATACGGGAAATATGCGCATCGAGAGCATTGGACTCGATCTCGTCATCGAGCGTATAGACGGCCTCGATCAGGCTCGACCGCGTGACGATGCGGTTCGGACGCCGCATCAGGGCCTCCAGTACCAGATACTCCCGCCGCCGCAATTCGATACTGGAACCTGCAACGCTGACCTCATTGCTGCGCGGATCAATGCCCAGATTTCCGAACCGCGTATATTTGTCGGCAAGCGACGGGCCACGCCTGTGGAGAGCCCTGAGACGGGCGAGCAATTCTTCGATCGCAAAGGGCTTGGCAAGATAATCATCCGCCCCGGCATCCAGCCCGTCGACACGGTGATCGACATTTCCGAGCGCGGTCAGAACAAGGA
This window of the Agrobacterium fabrum str. C58 genome carries:
- a CDS encoding response regulator transcription factor, with amino-acid sequence MRILLLEDEPEMARALLEALRRRDVLADHVSTISDADALARDGSYDVLVLDRRLPDGEGLNLVASLRRSKNSVPILVLTALGNVDHRVDGLDAGADDYLAKPFAIEELLARLRALHRRGPSLADKYTRFGNLGIDPRSNEVSVAGSSIELRRREYLVLEALMRRPNRIVTRSSLIEAVYTLDDEIESNALDAHISRIRKKLAQAEATVEIRAVRNIGYLVRLKT